The DNA region TCACCGCCAGGTCCGCCTGACCGTTCTGGCGGTAGTGGTGCTCGAACACCACCGATCTGCCATCGGGCGACACGGCGGGGTTGGTCTCGAAGCCGCCGCGGAAGCTGCGGAGCCGGTGGGTCGTGGCGTCTTCGGCGTTGGTGACGTACAGCTTTCGCCGCCCGAGCAGCCCGCAGTCGTAGACCACCGAAGTGCTGTCTGGCGTCCAGGAAGGACGGTTGGTGAACCAGTCGTCTGAGAGCTGGCGCTGCCCCGTGCCGTCGGCGTTGACGACAGAGAGGAGGTACTTCTCGCCTCTGCCGTTGAGGAACGCGACCTTCTTACCGTCGGGCGACCAGGTGGAGTTCCACCCGTCATCGTGACTCACCAGGCGGGGGTTCATGCCGCGATTGTCGCTCACGTACAGCGCCCATTCGGGGCTGCTCTGTCCGGGGGGCACGGCGAACGCACTGAACGAGAGCTGTGTGCCGTCCGGGCTGAACGCTGCGCCGGTGGTGTACCCGTGGGGCGGGCCGATGTGCTCGCGCGTGCCGTCGTCGCGGTGCACCACATAGCTCTGGGTGCCTGTCTCGGCCACGAAGCGGCTGCCGTCTGGCGACCACGACGGCCGTGCCATCAGGTTGTTGTACCCACGCGTCCCGATGTGCATGCGCATCCACCTTCCTCGTGCTTACACCATAGCACGGGGAGAGGTCGAGGAGCGTGAACGAAACGTTAACAGCGCGTCAGACGGCGGTCGTGAGCGCGGCTCTGCGTCGCGCGGGGGCCGAGCCAGAAGAGACGTGCAGAGGTTCGACTCAGGCCACGAAGGCGGCGGAAGACCGTGGCATCCAGCGGCCCACGTAGCGTGTGAGCAGCGAACGGGAGAGGCGGTAGTTGGGGTTGGGCACGGCTCCGTAGGTCCACGTCTGACCGCGGCGCTCGGCGCGCTTCACCACGAACGAGAGGTGGGCGCAGCCGTTGCTCCAGGCGGTGCGCACCACGAAGGCCGAGCCCACGCGCAGCGCCTCGTGGGTCGAGATGCGCGCACCGGTTGCGCTGACGTCGAGCATGTGGCCATCGAACTGGCGCTCTCCCGTCTCGATCACCACCCGAACGCCGTCCGCGTAGCGGCGCGCCTTCCGACGGTTCGACGAGAAGATGCTGCGAAGAAAGCTGAACATGCGGTTGGTCCTCCCCTGGCGTTTCGCTTCTGACAGGTGAGAGCCGAGCCAATGCGAGATTTGCAGCTCGGCCTTCCAGGAGTTGTGGACGAAGGTCGCGTACAGTTCGAGCCCGCCGCCTCCCCCCTCGAGCACAGGGGGGGGGCGAGCCTGCAGAACCAGGGTTTTCAGCGTCGCCCACCGTGAGAGCGTTCTCCTTCCCCCGGCATCTTCCACCCCAGGTCTCATCAACCAAAGACAGTCGCGGCGCCGCCTCGTGCGCCGTGCGTGGGCAGAGCAGGCCTCCTCGCCCAAAGCCCCGCCGATGGCTGCGGAGTCTCGCGCTCTGCCTGACCGCTGCGCTGCTGCTGGCCTCAACGGCGTGTGCGAGAAAGCCCCGCGCCGACGTGGTCGTCTGGAGCTGGGACATCGCCGCAAAAGCCCTGCAGGAGCAGGTTCCTTCGTTCGTCGCCGCCCATCCGGGGGTCACGGTGCAGGTCATCGATCTCGGCAACCAGCCGGTCTTCGATCGCGGGGTTGCGGGGTGCGCCATCGGCGGCGTCGATCTGCCGGATGTGTACTGCGTGCAGAACTGCTTTGCCGAGCTCTTCTGGAGCCGCTTCGCGTCGTGCTTCACCGATCTGGGCCCGCTGGGCGCCGACCGCATGCGCGCCGACTACCCGGCCTTCAAGTGGACCGAGCTGACGGTGGGCCCAAAGATCTACGCCCTGCCCTGGGATTCCGGCCCGGTCGTCATGTTCTACCGTCGCGACCTCTACGCGAAGGCGAGCATCGATCCGGAGCGCATCCGCACCTGGGACGACTTCATCGCTGCGGGACAGCGTCTGCTGGCGGCCACGGGCGGCAAGGTGCGCATGGCCACCATCGCCTCCGGACAGGACGATGAGTGGTTCCGCATGCTCGCCAACCAGAATGGCGGCGGCTACTTCGACGACAGCGGAACGCGTGTGACCATTCACCATCCCCCCTGTGTGAAGGCCCTCGAGACCGTGAA from Pseudomonadota bacterium includes:
- a CDS encoding PilZ domain-containing protein, which codes for MRPGVEDAGGRRTLSRWATLKTLVLQARPPPVLEGGGGGLELYATFVHNSWKAELQISHWLGSHLSEAKRQGRTNRMFSFLRSIFSSNRRKARRYADGVRVVIETGERQFDGHMLDVSATGARISTHEALRVGSAFVVRTAWSNGCAHLSFVVKRAERRGQTWTYGAVPNPNYRLSRSLLTRYVGRWMPRSSAAFVA
- a CDS encoding extracellular solute-binding protein, which produces MRSLALCLTAALLLASTACARKPRADVVVWSWDIAAKALQEQVPSFVAAHPGVTVQVIDLGNQPVFDRGVAGCAIGGVDLPDVYCVQNCFAELFWSRFASCFTDLGPLGADRMRADYPAFKWTELTVGPKIYALPWDSGPVVMFYRRDLYAKASIDPERIRTWDDFIAAGQRLLAATGGKVRMATIASGQDDEWFRMLANQNGGGYFDDSGTRVTIHHPPCVKALETVKRLVDAGVMSVGGWNEQLQSIHGSTVAGAMFGAWYEGTVRGTVPEQSGSWGVYRMPAQRPGGKRAANLGGSALAIPSSSRNPKLAWAFIEHALARTPSSVAMLEHEGLVPSYLPSLSDPYVSKPQPFWGGQAIWRLVLETLPEIAPSRSTAFFEEARQIMIVAQADYIAGKHPTAQAALEHAARQISASTGLPLAEPAVGVAP